In the genome of Zea mays subsp. mays mitochondrion, complete genome, the window TGTGAATGGGCAAAGCCAGGTGCTCTTATTTTACAACGGTAGGGACGATTACTCCCATTACTGACAAGAAAGACACCAAATTCACCTTTAGGTGCTTCAACTGCGGTATAGGTAGAAGGAGCTGGTACGGAAAAACCTTCTGTATAAAGTTCGAAATGGTGAATTGAGGTAGAGTAGACCGATGATCCGGTAGTCATTTGGCCGGCTATGGAAAGAAAAAGCTTGCATCTGCTCCCCCTAAACTATAACAGGTCCCATCTCTCTCCAAACCTAACGTGGTAGTTTCCCATCATAAGGCTTTCCATCTATAGATTGATTGAGCCATTACCCACTAAGGATCCCATTCGTTCAGAACTCAGTTGACTGCTTCTATAGATAAGGCGGAACGTCCTTAGTTCAGCATTATAGCACATAGTCTCCGACGCTACTACAGCGCTTCGCTAACTCGAAGCGCCTCGCTATGATATGAGAATGACGCTTCGCTAACGCTCGGCTAAGTCGTCGAACCCTCGCGCTGACCATTCGCTTTCTCAGTAGCGAAAGCGCTTCTCTTTGCCCCTTAACTTAATCTTAATAAAGTAAGTATTTGGAAAAGAAAGAGATTCTTGGTTTTATTGCTCCCGCTTCCTCATCTGCGCTCGTCAAGCCAACTTTGCTTTTTGGGAGGTGAAAGAGGAAGCGGACATTTCGAAATGACAGCATCGAAGATATCTATATACACAGGAACGCTTATTCCGGACTGCGTTCCGGAAAAAGTAGCCTACTTGACAGAAAGGGCGGGCACTCTCGGCTCGGGGGTAGGCACTCTCGTCTTTCAACCCCACCGTCACTTTGAATTTAGTGGGGCACTGTTTACTTTACTTACAGCCTCTACGAGTTGCAAGTGAATGGGGCCGGTGCGTGTGAACGGAAGGGTTCATCAAGCCATTTTAACCCCTAAACAAAATAGGAAGAGGGGTACTTGACTAATAGGGGGCAATTGCATCGCACCTGACTGTGAGGGACCTCTTGATACCTTATGTTCACTTCCTAACTAGTAGCCGGTTTCCTGTCGCGGAAGCCTTTTCCCAGTGCGCGGAGCCGAAGGTGTTAGTGCTTTCTCATGGGGTCAATAATGCTAATCCCTCTTTTTGTGCCGGGAAGAAGATAAGACCTTCTCTTGGTTTCCCAACCTGTTGCTTCTAAAGGCTGCCCTCTCTCGGCTGGATTTTGGTCCAGCCTACTACGAGGATCCCGTATCCCGTACATCGTCTTTCTCCCTCCTGGGTTCCCGTGGTTCCTATGCCGCCGCGTTTCCCGGTCCTTTTCTTTTTTTAGTGCTTCGACCCGAAGCGATAGCTTGACGCGTTTTCCGTGGATAAGATGGCAGCGCTCCAGCTCACTAAAGAATGGGACGGCAGTGGTCCGCCGGCAAGCTCGTTCTGATCTTGGACGCAGTACATTGGAATCCTGAAGCACCACCACGAACGCTACCGCGCGTGCGCCTGCGGTGCGGTAAGGCACCACCCTGTTGTGCCAGCAGCCAACTCCGGCGTGTCAGCTTAGTTATCCTCATCAAGCCACAACCTTGATGTCTAGCTTCCCAACTGGTAGACGGTTCCCTTTCCCCCGGATCAATGAAGAAGGGAGAAGTCAGTTGATTCTTCCGAAGAACCGGAAGCGAAGCGCTATGCCGGGGCGAGGGGACGGGAAAAGAAACTGCTCCGAAGAAAGATATTGGGGTTCCCAATGCTTCTCCACGCCCAACGAGATGCGCCAACCTCGGGATGCTTTACTCCTAACCCCACGACGGTTCCGAGACGGAGCTTAACCTGAGTCTCGGTTAAGAACGGCGATGATCTACGTTTCACACGGCGCACGATTCCATGGATAGTTTCATTCGAGATCGTGATGGAGGACATAGCTTACGATCATCGGCTTTGATCATGCCACTAGGCATTCGATTAGGACATTGCACAATGATCCGAACACTTTGTCGCATCTCTTCGATACGAATACAGTAACGATCATAGCGATCTCCTCTGGTACCTACTGGTACGTCAAGATCCGATTGGTCATGAACATCGTAAGGTGCTGCTCTTCGCGAATCCCAGCATACCCCAGGTTGGGATGGGTAGGCCCACCACTTCACTTTTTCACTTTCACTTAGGCCCGGGCCAAGTCAGTGGGGGGACCCTGTCGGGCTCCTTCCCCCCCAAAACAAACTGTACGTGGGAGTTTCCCTTCATACGGCTCGAATCATTCTCAGATGCCCCGAGAGGCATCTTTCCTTATGATCTGGTGGTTCACACGCGCGCAAACGAGCACCGGCCGCAACAGCAAGGAACTATGACCAATAGAGTCAGACACAGAGCGTCATACTTCTTTATCTTGTGATGGTTGAGGAGTTTCTTTCTCAGAGGGTGCGGGACGCTTGCGGAGTCCGTACCACCACAGGTCGTTCTTGGGCAGATCCCGCTCCTAAACATAAGGGAGGGATAGGGGGAAAGGGGCCGGGCCTATCATATAAATAGGGTTGTAGAAAGACCACGTATTTTCATTCGACGTTCCGGGGCGCCCGATTCGATCAACGAATTTGGCGAGCTGATCTGCTTTGATCCAGGAGAAAGCCCAGTCAGCCACCTTTTCGGTGCAGGTCACGTGACCTACAGCTCGGCCTTCGCTTTTTGAGACTTCCTCTACCCACATCTCTATGTGCCCGCAGCACTTTCATATGGAGAAAGATGGGCTTACCATGTTCCATCAATAGCACCTAACCTATGCCGATTTTGGCGGACCGTGCTCCACCCCGGTGAACTCATGCGGTTCCGACGTGCCCAGAGGCCAGAGGCGAATCCGTTCACGGTCCGTAGGACCAACACCATTCGAAGGTTGATGGCCCGCCTAGAATAGGAATCTTTGACTGGGCTTACACACATTCGCTCACTTACGCTGTCCCCCCTCAGCTCACCCTAGCCCCGGGTACGTCGTCTCCAAGGCTTCACACAAAATCTTCACTGACAACATATGCATGCTTTTGTAGGGTCGGGCAGAACCGTTGTTGCCTGATGGGAACTTCCCCCATATTGCTATCAATGTCTTCATGTCGCACGACCTCTTAACATTACACCACTGAATCCCCAATCCTTTGCTTGCTGTGCAGTGACAGTACCAATATCCACTAATCGTTGTTTCCAGATACGGTTGCCGGTTGACATCTCTTCTAATTCGTCGATACGAGAAGCAAATTGTTGTGTGGAGGAATCAATATCTCGACATAAGCCAAGAGGCAGATCTTGTGCCACTCCACCAGGTCGTATGAAACTGGCATGCATCCTGGCTCCCGGGACTCTTTCATAGAATTCCAACAATTTCTCCCGCTCCTCAAAAGCCCAAAGGAACGGAGTTGATGCTCCCACATCCATAGCATGAGTAGTTGAAGCAAGTGAATGATTTGAAATTCGAGTTATTTCACAGAATAACACTCGTATATATTGAGCTCGTAATGGTACCTCACAATTCAAAAGTCTCTCTACGGCTGAAGAATGAGCGTGTTCTTGGGCCATCGTAGAAACATAGATAGGGTCAACGACGGAACGAACAACGAAACTTTACGACAGCTTTTTCGTACACGTTCACTTGCATCACATACACAAGTGCTCTCTGAACCGTGCAATAAGGTCACCCATAACACGGCTCTCCCACTGGAGTTACCTTAGCCCCGGGCCATGCTATTCCATGATATTGGAATAATGGCAGCCTAACTACTTATTATCATCGTCTTGAAAGCTGGGCGCCTTTTGAATATGAGTGGGGCTCCTAGTCTAGGCGGCGCCTTCGTGGAGCCAAACCGAAGGAAGAGCAAAAGGGCGAGGCCACACCCGGCTTCGAATAGGAGGGGGGCTTAGCTCTGGATCCCGCCTGCTTGCAGAAATGAATGGATCAGAAAGGGGGCTGGGTTCTATTTCCGGGCCGGGCAGGAGGTGAAGGCCAGAAGAAGAAGAGAAGTGCGCCTTCCCGGTAAGGAAGAGGATAAAAAGGTGCTGTCATCTATCTCGACCTGTTTCCCGAGGCGTTGGAAATGAAGACCGGCTCAGAGA includes:
- the nad7 gene encoding NADH dehydrogenase subunit 7, with product MTTRNGQIKNFTSNSGPQHPAAHGVSRSVLEMNGEVVERAEPHIGSLHRGTEKLIEYKTYLQALPYFDRSDYVSTMAQEHAHSSAVERLLNCEVPLRAQYIRVLFCEITRISNHSLASTTHAMDVGASTPFLWAFEEREKLLEFYERVPGARMHASFIRPGGVAQDLPLGLCRDIDSSTQQFASRIDELEEMSTGNRIWKQRLVDIGTVTAQQAKDWGFSGVMLRGPGVCWDSRRAAPYDVHDQSDLDVPVGTRGDRYDRYCIRIEEMRQSVRIIVQCPNRMPSGMIKADDRKLCPPSRSRMKLSMESSIHHFELYTEGFSVPAPSTYTAVEAPKGEFGVFLVSNGSNRPYRCKIRAPGFAHSQGLDSMSKHHMPADVVTIIGTQDIVFGEVDR